A section of the Meles meles chromosome 8, mMelMel3.1 paternal haplotype, whole genome shotgun sequence genome encodes:
- the LOC123947963 gene encoding olfactory receptor 4P4-like — protein sequence MGHENITEFILLGLFSDEDAKVACFVVFSLCYIVILSGNLFILLTIRGSRLREQPMYFFLSYLSFMDVCFTSTVAPRLITDLLAEQKTISYDCCMAQMFYAHFFGATEMFILVAMAYDRYAAICRPLHYMVIMNRRVCYVLLMASILGAFLHSILQVLIIIDLPFCGPNEIDHYLCDIFPLLKLACTDTSLLVIVVITTTGMISVVTFVALVISYIIILSTLRTRSSQSCRKALSTCGSHITVVFLFFLPLIFTYVPTADSVSNDKVFALFYTMFAPMFNPFIYTLRNTDMKNAMRKMWCRDTRCEGK from the coding sequence ATGGGACATGAAAACATCACAGAATTTATCCTCTTGGGACTTTTTAGTGACGAGGATGCAAAGGTTGCCTGCTTTGTGGTGTTCTCACTTTGCTACATTGTGATTCTGTCAGGAAACCTGTTCATTCTTCTCACCATCAGAGGCAGCCGCCTTCGTGAACagcccatgtactttttcctgaGCTACCTGTCTTTCATGGACGTCTGCTTCACTTCCACAGTGGCTCCCAGACTGATCACAGACCTATTGGCTGAGCAGAAGACCATCTCCTACGACTGCTGCATGGCCCAGATGTTTTACGCCCACTTCTTTGGTGCCACTGAGATGTTCATCCTGGTggccatggcctatgaccgttATGCAGCCATCTGCAGACCCCTTCACTATATGGTCATCATGAACAGACGGGTGTGCTATGTCCTTTTGATGGCCTCAATTCTTGGAGCATTTCTCCATTCAATCCTGCAGGTATTGATTATTATTGATCTTCCCTTCTGTGGCCCCAATGAAATAGACCACTATTTATGTGATATTTTCCCCTTGCTGAAGCTGGCCTGCACAGACACTAGTCTGTTGGTTATTGTGGTCATTACCACCACAGGAATGATATCCGTTGTGACCTTTGTTGCCTTGGTAATTTCTTACATCATCATCCTGTCCACTCTGAGGACACGCTCATCCCAGAGCTGCCgcaaagccctctccacctgtgGCTCACACATCACTGTTGTGTTCCTGTTCTTCCTGCCCCTCATCTTCACGTATGTCCCCACAGCTGATTCTGTCAGTAACGACAAAGTTTTTGCCCTATTTTACACCATGTTTGCTCCCATGTTCAACCCTTTCATCTACACGCTGAGAAACACAGACATGAAGAATGCCATGAGGAAAATGTGGTGCCGAGACACACGGTGTGAAGGGAAATGA
- the LOC123949353 gene encoding olfactory receptor 4C16-like gives MQLNNNVTEFILLGLTQDPVRKKIVFVTFLFFYLGTLLGNFLIITTIKTSRTLGSPMYFFLFHLSLSDTCFSTCIAPRMIVDALLRKTAISFSECMIQVFSLHFFGCLGIFILILMAADRYVAICKPLHYTTIMSQRVCAVLVAMAWVGSCVHSLAQIYLALSLPFCGPNVIDHYFCDLQPLLKLACEDTYVINLLLVSNSGAICTVSFVMLMCSYVIILYSLRNHSAEGRRKAFSTCISHIIVVILFFGPCIFIYTRPAITFPMDKMIAVFYTLGTPLINPLIYTLRNAEVKDAMRKLWRKKVHFR, from the coding sequence ATGCAGCTGAATAATAATGTGACTGAGTTCATTCTGCTTGGGTTGACCCAGGATCCTGTTAGAAAGAAAATAGTGTTTGtcactttcttgtttttctatttgGGGACATTGCTGGGTAACTTTCTGATTATTACTACTATCAAGACCAGCCGGACACTCGGGAGTCCAatgtacttcttccttttccaccTATCCTTATCTGACACCTGCTTCTCTACTTGCATAGCCCCTAGAATGATTGTGGATGCCCTTTTGAGGAAGACCGCTATCTCTTTCAGTGAGTGCATGATACAagtcttttcactacatttctTTGGCTGCTTGGGGATCTTCATCCTTATCCTCATGGCTgctgaccgctatgtggccatctgtaagcCTCTGCACTACACAACCATCATGAGTCAAAGGGTCTGTGCTGTGCTAGTGGCCATGGCCTGGGTGGGGTCCTGTGTGCATTCTTTAGCTCAGATTTATCTTGCCTTGAGTTTGCCTTTCTGTGGTCCCAATGTGATTGATCACTATTTTTGTGACTTGCAGCCCTTGTTGAAACTTGCCTGTGAAGATACCTATGTGATCAACCTTCTGTTGGTGTCCAATAGTGGGGCCATTTGTACAGTGAGTTTTGTCATGCTGATGTGCTCCTATGTTATAATCCTGTATTCTCTGAGAAACCACAGTGctgaagggaggagaaaagccTTCTCTACCTGCATCTCTCACATCATTGTGGTCATCTTATTCTTTGGTCCTTGCATATTCATATACACACGCCCGGCAATCACCTTCCCCATGGATAAGATGATAGCTGTGTTTTATACACTTGGAACACCTTTGATCAATCCTCTGATTTACACACTGAGGAATGCAGAGGTGAAAGATGCCATGAGGAAGTTATGGAGAAAAAAAGTTCATTTCAGATGA